The Theobroma cacao cultivar B97-61/B2 chromosome 2, Criollo_cocoa_genome_V2, whole genome shotgun sequence genome includes the window caatgtcattcacatggaTGCATGCATGAATGAAGCGAGATAACAGGCTGAAATTTAAATCATACACACGTTTCAGTTAACGAAAATTGTGATGGCTGTCTTTCTGTTAGGCGGACAGCAGAATAATCCTGAGACATCAATCAACAAACTCTAGCCATTTTTCTATATTGTGGCAAGATGTGTCGAAGTTGAGTTTGCAGATCTTGCCTGCCTCCTGCACAAGAAGAAATTCAGGacatacattttttttaacaaaattaagtATTCAAAAACTTGAAAACAATCAATCATGTTAATTGCATACACATGTGCATGCTACTGGAATATTAAACAATTATGACTACATAAAATACTTTCAGATGAGGGAGTGCACGAGTGATGCAGACCCCTTGGCTCCAAATGATCGAGGCTACACATTCAATTATATTAACAGACAATAAGTTAGCCCTGACACACAAGAGTGTACAGAATACATTAGAAAAAGTTGTCACCGTCTCTGGAAACAATTTTAAAACCGCTCACGCATAGCCGATTATATAGTATTATCTAATCTCAAGAATCAAGATATATAGGGAGTTTTCTATTTAAAACAATTGTGTTATGAGTTGGAGAACTGGTAAAGAGGAGACATTGCATGAACTACACTGAGATAGTTGTTCAGATTGGTATCAAGTCCACGGTACCTCTAACTGCTATTTGAATACAAGAGATTCTTCATGTCTCCGTCAtcacataatatatatattgggtAGATGAAGGGAAGAAGGCAAATTGCCAGATTGAATTGCAATCAAAACTGCTTAGTTTTCTCCTCTAGAAGAAATAATGGCTACCACTCCAAACATCCAAGCCTGTTACCATGCTCGATCTAACAGCTTGCCCTCTAGATCACACCCTATAACTTCAGAAGTTGATGAGCATTTGAGCAGATTGGCAGCATCTGAATCtgcatcaacatcatcatccTTAAACTGCAAACTTGGCACCCTTCAAGATTTACATGATTGCGTTGATAAGCTGCTTCGATTGCCCCTCACTCAACAGATCTTAGCCCAAGAGCAGCAGAGGGAATATGTTGATGAGCTGTTGAATGCATCTCTTACGCTTTTAGACGTGTGCACCACTGCCAAGGATGCCTTGTTTCAAGTAAAGGAATGCACACTAGAACTTCAATCAATCTTGCGGCGAAAGCGAGGTGCTACAACAGGGTTTGCTAATGAGGTTAGAAAATACTTAACCTCTAAGAAGACAACTAAAAGGGCAATCTTGAAGGCCCTAAAGAATTTGAAGCATAAggaaaataaacaaagaacTGTTCAACATGAGACAGAGCCCGTGTTCAGCATCTTACGAGAGGTGCAAGCAGTCACACTAAGTGTGCTAGAATCCTTCTCGTTCTTTACTTTTGGGCCTGAGAAAGAAACAAAGTTGAGCCATTGGTCACTAGTCTCAAAGCTATTGCACACAAAAAGAGTGGGGAGTGAAGGTGAACAGCAGATCAATGAAATGGCAAATGCTGAAGCTTCATTGCTTTCCCTTGCAACAAGCAAATCTGACATCATGCAAATTGAGAATGTTCAAAATGAACTGCAAAAATCAGAGTCTTTCATTCAAGACTTTGAAGAAGGGCTTGAAGGCCTGTTTAGGTGCCTGATCAAAGTCAGAGTCAATATTCTCAGCATACTCAACCATTAGCTAGCCTCAAATATCATGTGAATTCATCTGTACATTAAATGCAATACAAATGTAATTATTCTTATGTCATAGAAAAATATACTTCAGAAAATTTAGCTTCTATTGCATATTCTTCTttgtcattttcctttttcttttttggttcttttttttcctttgaaaatcTCAAATATCAACTCTCAATTTCGTAGTAATGAACTTGTGACTCAATAAGTAAGATCACAAAAATTATCTGACAGGATATTACAAAATTTCCATGGCCGTCTCTTGGATTTACTTGGGAAAGAGCCTATTATgccttttattttatcaaaataaaagctCTCAAGATTCCAATTGTCCTAAAGAGAACAACTGAACACTTACAAATACAAATATCTGCATATGATATTGTTAGCCTTATGCTGCTGTAAAGATCGCAAAACCAAGCATAAGGATCTTGCCTGGCTCTTGCACGACAATCTTATCTGGACCATTTGCATTTGATTGATT containing:
- the LOC18607435 gene encoding uncharacterized protein LOC18607435 yields the protein MATTPNIQACYHARSNSLPSRSHPITSEVDEHLSRLAASESASTSSSLNCKLGTLQDLHDCVDKLLRLPLTQQILAQEQQREYVDELLNASLTLLDVCTTAKDALFQVKECTLELQSILRRKRGATTGFANEVRKYLTSKKTTKRAILKALKNLKHKENKQRTVQHETEPVFSILREVQAVTLSVLESFSFFTFGPEKETKLSHWSLVSKLLHTKRVGSEGEQQINEMANAEASLLSLATSKSDIMQIENVQNELQKSESFIQDFEEGLEGLFRCLIKVRVNILSILNH